From Alloacidobacterium dinghuense:
TCTGGCTCCATCGATTCAAGACTCGCTCAGAGCAATGGAATCTGCCTGAGGGGGCGTAAAGCGGCTCACAAGAAGTTCAACACTCTGCATGATACAGTGGTCATACCACTGGAGGCGAGGGTGAGCAGCGCGATCAAATTGCCGAAGTATTCGCTAGGCGTTGGAGACCGCTTTGCTCATCAGGCAAAGGCGCAGCTCAGAGCCTGCATGCAAGCCTCTGAGTCGGGTGTTGAAGTAATTCCTGTCTGGAATAAGTCGAACCGCGAGCACGCGATCATCGGTTCCGAGCCCGTATCTACACGTGTTGCAGCGGATGCAGCTGTGAAGGCTCTCGCCTGGACTAAACCGTACTTCTGCGATGCCGACCACATCGGTATCGGCACCGTGGACCGATTCTTCAACGCATGCGACTTCTTCACCATCGACGTTGCCGATTTCATCGGTAACCCGGCTGAACCGTCCATCATCGATTCATTTCTAAAATCGCACCTTGAACTGCTCGGCGAAATCAAGATTGATGGTATCGATCAACCTCTGACGATCAGCACCGAATTCCTGCAAAAGGTCTCTAGCAAATTCCTTGCAGCAATCCAACAAGCAGCCTCGATCTACAAGAAAATCGAGGCGAATCAAGGTGCGGGGAACTTTGTGACCGAGGTTTCGATGGACGAAACCGACTCGCCGCAAACACCTGCCGAACTCCTCATCATTCTCGCCGCCGCTGCTGACGCAGGAATCCCGCTTCAGACGATCGCGCCAAAGTTCAGTGGCAGATTCAACAAAGGCGTGGACTACGTCGGTAATGTCACTCAATTTGAGAAGGAGTTCGCACTCGACGTAGCCACCATCGCACACGCCGTGAAGCATTATGATTTGCCGCAAAACCTGAAACTCAGCGTCCATTCCGGCAGCGACAAGTTTTCCATCTACGCTCCCATTCATCGAACCATCCAAAGATTCGACACGGGAGTGCACCTCAAAACAGCTGGTACTACCTGGCTTGAGGAACTGATCGGACTGGCCGAAGCAGGCGACGAAAGCCTCGATCTGGCAAAAGAGATCTACAAGCAGGCCTATGATCACCGCGAGGAATTGTGCGCGCCTTATGCGACAGTCATCAACATCGACCCCGCAAAGCTCCCAACCCCCAACGACGTGGCCCGCTGGTCTTCAGACCAGTACACCGCTGCACTACGCCACAATCCTGAATCGCCGGGTTACAACAACAGCTTGCGGCAACTTCTTCATGTCGGTTTCAAGGTCGCTGCAAAGATGGGCAGCCGGTACCTTGAATTGCTCGATGCCAACGAAGCTATCATCGCTCGAAACGTGACGGAAAACCTCTTCGATCGACACATCGCCCCCGTTTTTCTAGGAAGACATTCTTCCTGAAGGCTATGGTTGTCCCATACTCGCCGATTGCTCGTGATGCAGGCTTATGTCAATCGCATCGAGAAGTTTTCCCGAGGGATCGCTTTCGTACTCCCAGAACATGATGCCGCCTAGCTGGTGGTCATTGACATACTTGCACTTCAGTGCGAGCGACTCCGGATCCTCGTAGGAAACAAAGATCTGCTGTGCTGCGTTGTAGAGATAGGGCACGGAAGCAGCGGCATCCCAATAACGCGAGAAACCATTACTTAGCATGTTCGTCGAGATGTTTTTGTAATCGGCAAAAGCGTTGGGGACTGGCTTACCCTGCTGGAAAAGTCCGTGATTGCGGTCTGGCACCTGTCCCCAAACATGCCCGTAGAACGGCACACCCAGCACAATCTTCGCCGCAGGCACACCGGCCTGCTCGTACTCCTCAACAGATCTGTCTGCGGATATTTTCTTAGGATCAAGCGGATCGGCGAATAGCGGCGCGTGATTTCCAGTCGTCGTATCAGAACCGGGCTCATAGTAGTCATACGCCATCAGGTTGACCGTATCGACATACTTCTGAACCTTGCCCATCTCCGTATGCTCAAGAAATTCACTGGAAGCACCAGCGGCAATCGTAAGAAATAATCGACGATGCAGTTTCTTCTCTTCGCGATCAAACTGTTGACGCAGCTCAGCTAGAATCAGCGTGTAGTTTTGTTTATCCTCGGGCCGGAATTTGTTCCCCGCGCCGACCGAACCGGGATACTCCCAATCAACATCCAGCCCGTCGAACTGGTACTGCTCGATGAACGCGAGGACACTCTGAGTGAAAATGCCGCGGCTTTCCCTCGTCAGCGCCATGTCGGAAAACTTTCCTGACCCAAGCCACCCACCCACCGAAATCAAAACCGTAAGCCCGGGATTCTCTTTCTTGAGCGAAACAAGCGTCGCCAAATTGGCGGCGTCCTGCGGGTCTTCCGTGCTGATTTTTCCGTTCTGAATCAAGGCAAAAGCAAAATTGATTCGAGTTAACTTGCGGGCCGCGATATCGCCTGGCTGAATGAGCGAGTTCCCCGGAAAAACATAAGCGACGATTGCGGGCTGCGACACCTTGTCAGGCGTACTGGCAAACAGACGAGGTAACGCTAGAAACGGCAGCATCACGCAACAAAGGCAGATGCTGCGCTTCAAGGAACGAAGTAAGAACTGTGGACCCGGCAAATCGAGCATCAAACCCGCAAAAATATGCTCCCTCAATCCTGTCTCCTGTGCGCCTTTCATCGGAACGCGCCGTGCGCAGCACAAATGATTTATATTGCAAAAACTGACCAGAAAGGACTGGAAAAATCATACACACTAGCAAGCACCTTCTCGCTTTTGGCCTCTCTGTGTTTTTTGCTTCGACATCTCTGGCGCAAGTGCGTGTTCTGGTCGACCAGGTCGGATACGAATCGTCGGCCCCAAAACAGGCCATCATCGAAGGCACAAAAGCCGGCCATCCACAGCAGTTCACGCTTATCGACTCGGATACTGGCAAGGCGGTTTTCCAGGGCGCCGTGCAGCCTTCCGGAACGGTCCATGCATGGGATCAATGGACATTCTGGACAGCAGACTTTTCAACGTGGCAAAAGGCCGGCCACTATGAAATCGAGACGAGAACCGACGCAGGCCCTGTGCGATCGTGTCCCTTCGAAATCGAAAGCAATCTTCTCGAACGCAGCACGCTCTCTAACGTGATCTATTACTTTAAGGGCCAACGCTCCAGCGGTTTAATCGATCGTGCGGACAGTCACCTGCGTCTCCCGCATGGTAACGGCTTTGTTGACGTTCACGGCGGCTGGTACGACGCGACGGGCGACTATGGAATTCATCTCTCGCATCAAAATCCAACCTCATATTTCAATCCGCAGCAAGTGCCACTTGTAGCCTGGTCCCTTCTGAAAAGCTATTTGGCGCTTCAGGCGCGTCACGATGACAACTTCAGCGAGTACGAACGGCGCCTCCTTGACGAGGGCCTGTATGGAGCAGATTACCTGGTTCGCATCAAACGGCCCAACGGTTCGTTTTTCGAATCCATTACTGGCCCTGGGAAGGACAAGCTCCCGCAGGATCGCGCCATCGGCAACCCAAACTGGCACACGCAAATCAAGACAAGTACCTCGGATTCCACTGAGCGCATTGGGGCCGCCAACGGCCCGCATGCCTATGAAGCCAGCTTTCGCGCAGGTGGCGGCATGGCGATCGCAGCTCTGGCCCTCGCTGGCACCATGCCTGAACAGGGAGATTTCTCACGCGCCACGTACATCCGTACGGCCGAACAAGCGTTTCAATTCCTGAATGCGCATAACGTCGAACTGCTCAATGACGGGAAAGAAAACATACTCGACGATTACTGCGCACTCATGGCTGCCACCGAATTGTATCGAGCGACAAAGAATCAGCTCTACCGCGATGCTGCCAACAAACGCGCCAATCGACTGATGTCGCGGCTCACGACTAATGATGCATTTCACGATTATTGGCGCGCAGATGATGGCAAGCGCCCGTTCTTTCACCCTTCCGACGCGGGACTGCCGATCATAAGCCTTCTTGAATACAGGCAGATTGCCGATGCAACGCAGCAGGAACGAATTACTGCTGCAGTGGAAAAATCACTGCGTTTCGAACTTGCGGTGACTGGCGAAGTCAACAACCCGTTTGGATACGCGCGACAAATCGTCCGAATGGGCAATGGCCAGGTACGCACTGCCTTCTTCTTTCCCTACGACACGGAAGCAGCCCCATGGTGGCAGGGAGAAGACGCACGGCTCGCCTCAATGGCAGCTGCCGCACGCATGGCTGCTCCGCTCTTCGCAGCAGATCCCGGCTTTCAGTCGCAGCTGGAAACCTATGCGTGGAACCAATTGCACTGGATTCTGGGACGCAACCCTTTCGACGCCAGCATGCTGATTGGCAGCGGACATCGGAATGCACCGTACATGTTCTTTAAGTCATACAAGTACACGAATGCGCCCGGCTCGATCCTCAATGGCATTACTGCAGCATCTGACAACGAAGACGGAATCGCCTTCAACGAAGGCTATGCTGTCACTGGAAAAGATGACGACTGGCGCTGGACGGAGCAATGGCTTCCGCATGCAGCATGGTATCTATACGCAGTGAGCCTTCCACGCCGATGACTCCATTTTCAGAATGTTTTTCACTAACAGCCGCGCTCGGTCGAAGGACGGCATCGCTAGTCTGCGTATTTCTCCTCTTGCCGACAAGCAGAGTCTCCGCGCAGCAATTACCGGAAGCAGTTCCGGCTACCCCGGCTGAGTATCAGCAGACCTACGACCGCCTGCTTAAGGCGATCGAGGCCATTCCGATCTTCGACAATCACGGCCACCCCGGCTTCGCTGACGACTCGAATGTCGATGCGATGGTTTCGCCGCCCGACGCAAGCGCGGCCTTCCGTCTTAGAGCAGAGAACCCCGAGCTCATCGCTGCCTCAAAAGCACTCTTCGGCTATCCCTTTGACGACAATTCGCCGGAACACCTGCAGTGGCTGGCAAAAAAGAAGGCCCAACTGAAGCAGGAAGAGAAGGGCTATCAATATTTTGATACGCTTCTTGACGAGCTAAACATAGAGCAGGCAGTCGCCAACCGCGTCGAACTTGGCACCTATCTTTCTCCAAAGCGTTTTCTCTGGGTCTTCTTCGTCGATTCCCTTCTTTTCCCGTTCAATAATCATGCGCTCATCGCCCGGAATGGCGACCTTGCAGTTTTCATTCCGCTCCAGGAAAAGAAACTCAAGAACGAGCTATCGCAGGAGAAGCTGCAACAACCTCCTGCAACACTTGATGACTACCTGAGATTCGCAACCCGCCTGCTTGAAGACAACAAGCAGCACTGTGGCGTCGGCATCAAGTTTGAAATAGCCTATTTTCGCCCGCTCCATTTCGATGACCCTCCAAAGCAGACTGCAGAAACCACCTATGCAAAGTATCGGAACGGTGGCACCCCTTCGGAAGCGGAATACAAGGACTTTCAGGATTATCTATTCCGCTACCTGATCAGCGAAGCAGGACGCCTGCATCTCCCGGTCCAAATCCACTCTGCTGTCGGCATCGGCGATTATTACAGCGTCTCGAACGGCACGGCTCTCCAGCTCGAAAACGTATTGAGGGATCCACGCTACAGCAGCACCACATTTGTGCTGTTGCATGGTGGATATCCGTTTCAGGAGCAGGCCATCTGGCTGACCACACGCAAGAATGTCTACCTCGACTCATCGCTGATGGGCCTATATCTTTATCCCGCCGATTTAAAGAATGTGCTGCGCCATTGGCTGCTGCTATTTCCAGATAAAGTCGTATTTGGCTCCGATGCTTTTCCGTTCAGTGAAGCCGTAGGCGCCGAGGAGAGTTATTGGATCGCCGTCCGCTCTGCGCGGGTAGCGCTTGCTGC
This genomic window contains:
- a CDS encoding tagaturonate epimerase family protein; the encoded protein is MSSAIKLPKYSLGVGDRFAHQAKAQLRACMQASESGVEVIPVWNKSNREHAIIGSEPVSTRVAADAAVKALAWTKPYFCDADHIGIGTVDRFFNACDFFTIDVADFIGNPAEPSIIDSFLKSHLELLGEIKIDGIDQPLTISTEFLQKVSSKFLAAIQQAASIYKKIEANQGAGNFVTEVSMDETDSPQTPAELLIILAAAADAGIPLQTIAPKFSGRFNKGVDYVGNVTQFEKEFALDVATIAHAVKHYDLPQNLKLSVHSGSDKFSIYAPIHRTIQRFDTGVHLKTAGTTWLEELIGLAEAGDESLDLAKEIYKQAYDHREELCAPYATVINIDPAKLPTPNDVARWSSDQYTAALRHNPESPGYNNSLRQLLHVGFKVAAKMGSRYLELLDANEAIIARNVTENLFDRHIAPVFLGRHSS
- a CDS encoding glycoside hydrolase family 18 protein, with the translated sequence MREHIFAGLMLDLPGPQFLLRSLKRSICLCCVMLPFLALPRLFASTPDKVSQPAIVAYVFPGNSLIQPGDIAARKLTRINFAFALIQNGKISTEDPQDAANLATLVSLKKENPGLTVLISVGGWLGSGKFSDMALTRESRGIFTQSVLAFIEQYQFDGLDVDWEYPGSVGAGNKFRPEDKQNYTLILAELRQQFDREEKKLHRRLFLTIAAGASSEFLEHTEMGKVQKYVDTVNLMAYDYYEPGSDTTTGNHAPLFADPLDPKKISADRSVEEYEQAGVPAAKIVLGVPFYGHVWGQVPDRNHGLFQQGKPVPNAFADYKNISTNMLSNGFSRYWDAAASVPYLYNAAQQIFVSYEDPESLALKCKYVNDHQLGGIMFWEYESDPSGKLLDAIDISLHHEQSASMGQP
- a CDS encoding glycoside hydrolase family 9 protein; amino-acid sequence: MRVLVDQVGYESSAPKQAIIEGTKAGHPQQFTLIDSDTGKAVFQGAVQPSGTVHAWDQWTFWTADFSTWQKAGHYEIETRTDAGPVRSCPFEIESNLLERSTLSNVIYYFKGQRSSGLIDRADSHLRLPHGNGFVDVHGGWYDATGDYGIHLSHQNPTSYFNPQQVPLVAWSLLKSYLALQARHDDNFSEYERRLLDEGLYGADYLVRIKRPNGSFFESITGPGKDKLPQDRAIGNPNWHTQIKTSTSDSTERIGAANGPHAYEASFRAGGGMAIAALALAGTMPEQGDFSRATYIRTAEQAFQFLNAHNVELLNDGKENILDDYCALMAATELYRATKNQLYRDAANKRANRLMSRLTTNDAFHDYWRADDGKRPFFHPSDAGLPIISLLEYRQIADATQQERITAAVEKSLRFELAVTGEVNNPFGYARQIVRMGNGQVRTAFFFPYDTEAAPWWQGEDARLASMAAAARMAAPLFAADPGFQSQLETYAWNQLHWILGRNPFDASMLIGSGHRNAPYMFFKSYKYTNAPGSILNGITAASDNEDGIAFNEGYAVTGKDDDWRWTEQWLPHAAWYLYAVSLPRR
- a CDS encoding amidohydrolase family protein — translated: MPTSRVSAQQLPEAVPATPAEYQQTYDRLLKAIEAIPIFDNHGHPGFADDSNVDAMVSPPDASAAFRLRAENPELIAASKALFGYPFDDNSPEHLQWLAKKKAQLKQEEKGYQYFDTLLDELNIEQAVANRVELGTYLSPKRFLWVFFVDSLLFPFNNHALIARNGDLAVFIPLQEKKLKNELSQEKLQQPPATLDDYLRFATRLLEDNKQHCGVGIKFEIAYFRPLHFDDPPKQTAETTYAKYRNGGTPSEAEYKDFQDYLFRYLISEAGRLHLPVQIHSAVGIGDYYSVSNGTALQLENVLRDPRYSSTTFVLLHGGYPFQEQAIWLTTRKNVYLDSSLMGLYLYPADLKNVLRHWLLLFPDKVVFGSDAFPFSEAVGAEESYWIAVRSARVALAAALTEMLLNHEVTNDQALAFAHGYLHDNAARLYAK